A region from the uncultured Macellibacteroides sp. genome encodes:
- a CDS encoding NUDIX domain-containing protein, which produces MSKYYEDKDRFLVAMDCIIFGFSEGELSLLLIKRKIEPAKGQWSLMGGFLRENESIDDGAKRVLNELTGLENVYMEQVRTFGEVDRDPGERVLSVAYYSLVKIEESDQERLDDHNAYWIKINELPELVFDHGQMVELARDVMRQKASTEPIGFNLLPDLFTLTQLQSLYEAIYGTVLDKRNFRKRVAEMDYIVKTDKIDKTGSKRGASLYKFNDRIYQKHPIFKL; this is translated from the coding sequence ATGAGCAAATATTATGAAGACAAAGACCGATTCCTTGTGGCAATGGACTGCATTATATTCGGTTTCAGTGAGGGTGAATTAAGCCTGCTTCTTATTAAACGTAAGATTGAACCGGCCAAAGGTCAATGGTCGCTCATGGGTGGATTTTTGCGGGAAAACGAAAGCATAGACGATGGGGCCAAAAGGGTTCTGAATGAACTAACGGGGCTTGAGAATGTGTATATGGAACAAGTACGTACCTTTGGGGAAGTGGATCGTGATCCGGGCGAAAGGGTATTATCAGTTGCTTACTACTCTCTTGTTAAAATTGAAGAATCTGATCAGGAACGGTTAGATGACCACAACGCGTATTGGATTAAAATCAATGAACTGCCGGAACTAGTTTTTGACCACGGTCAAATGGTCGAACTGGCAAGAGATGTAATGAGACAAAAAGCATCTACAGAGCCTATTGGATTTAATCTTCTTCCTGATTTGTTTACACTCACTCAACTTCAGTCTTTGTATGAAGCTATTTACGGAACTGTACTCGACAAGAGGAACTTCCGCAAAAGGGTAGCCGAAATGGATTATATAGTGAAAACTGATAAAATTGACAAGACTGGGTCCAAACGTGGCGCTTCCCTGTATAAGTTTAACGACCGTATCTACCAGAAACATCCAATTTTTAAGTTATAA
- a CDS encoding L-ribulose-5-phosphate 4-epimerase, whose protein sequence is MLEELKEKVFRANLELVKHGLVIFTWGNASAIDREKGLVVIKPSGVSYDDMKASDMVITDLDGHIVEGSLRPSSDTATHLVLYKAFPHIGGVVHTHSTYATAWAQAGFDIPNIGTTHADYFHDAIPCTENMTETEVAGAYEEETGNVIVKRFEGLNPDHTPGVLVKNHGPFSWGKDAADAVHNAVVMEQVAKMAFISYGINSQLTMNPALIEKHFSRKHGPNAYYGQK, encoded by the coding sequence ATGCTTGAGGAATTAAAAGAAAAAGTGTTCCGGGCTAACCTGGAACTGGTAAAACACGGACTGGTAATATTCACCTGGGGTAATGCGTCTGCAATAGACAGGGAGAAAGGACTGGTTGTTATCAAACCGAGCGGCGTATCTTACGATGATATGAAAGCTTCGGATATGGTGATAACCGACCTGGACGGACATATTGTAGAAGGTAGCTTGCGCCCGTCGTCCGACACGGCGACCCATCTGGTTCTTTACAAGGCTTTTCCTCATATAGGAGGCGTAGTTCACACCCACTCCACCTATGCCACTGCATGGGCCCAAGCCGGATTTGATATTCCAAATATCGGAACTACTCACGCGGATTATTTTCACGACGCCATTCCCTGTACAGAGAATATGACTGAAACAGAAGTTGCAGGAGCCTACGAAGAGGAAACCGGAAACGTCATCGTGAAACGTTTTGAGGGGCTTAACCCCGACCACACACCCGGCGTACTGGTTAAAAACCATGGACCTTTTTCCTGGGGTAAAGACGCCGCAGATGCCGTGCATAACGCGGTTGTTATGGAACAGGTGGCAAAAATGGCCTTCATTTCTTATGGCATCAATTCGCAGCTTACAATGAATCCGGCACTAATTGAAAAGCATTTCAGCCGTAAGCACGGTCCAAATGCTTATTACGGACAAAAATAA
- the araA gene encoding L-arabinose isomerase: protein MAFENLEVWFVTGAQLLYGGDAVIAVDAHSNAMVKGLNESGNLPVKVVYKGTVNSATEVQATFKAANNDDKCIGVITWMHTFSPAKMWIHGLQEFKKPLLHFHTQFNKEIPWKEIDMDFMNLNQSAHGDREFGHIMSRMRKNRKVVVGHWQDEKAQERIAVWMRVAAAWADAQDMLIVRFGDNMNNVAVTDGDKVEAELRLGYHVDYYPIAELVAQQDKVTDEEIAALVKEYDQLYEVADNAKEGGKDRKQVIEAARVEIALRKFLALKGAKAFTTNFDDLHGVDQLPGLACQRLMAEGFGFGAEGDWKTAALCRTMWFMGQGLEGGCSFMEDYTYHFDGKDSAILQAHMLEVCPLISEHKPKLEVHPLGIGGKNDPARLVFTTKEGTGVAATVVDMGNRFRMIVNQVDCIKSHKLPKLPVASALWIPQPSLEVGAAAWILAGGTHHTSFSFSIDREYLEDYAEIAGIEMVVIDNDTTISGFKSELRMNEVYYMLNKALC, encoded by the coding sequence ATGGCATTCGAAAATTTAGAGGTATGGTTCGTAACAGGAGCACAGCTTCTGTACGGAGGCGACGCAGTAATTGCAGTCGACGCACATTCAAACGCAATGGTAAAGGGTCTTAATGAATCGGGAAATCTTCCGGTCAAAGTCGTTTACAAAGGGACCGTTAACTCGGCAACCGAAGTGCAGGCAACATTTAAAGCAGCCAACAACGACGACAAATGCATCGGCGTAATTACCTGGATGCACACCTTTTCTCCGGCAAAGATGTGGATTCACGGATTGCAGGAATTTAAAAAGCCTTTATTACACTTCCATACTCAGTTTAACAAAGAAATTCCATGGAAAGAAATTGACATGGACTTTATGAACCTGAATCAGAGTGCACACGGCGACCGCGAATTCGGTCACATTATGAGCCGTATGCGCAAAAACCGCAAAGTGGTGGTTGGTCACTGGCAGGACGAAAAGGCACAGGAACGTATTGCCGTGTGGATGCGCGTAGCTGCAGCCTGGGCAGATGCACAGGATATGCTGATCGTTCGTTTCGGCGATAACATGAACAATGTAGCGGTTACCGATGGCGACAAGGTGGAAGCCGAATTGCGTCTGGGGTATCATGTGGATTATTACCCAATTGCCGAACTTGTTGCTCAACAGGATAAGGTTACCGACGAGGAGATTGCCGCTCTGGTAAAAGAATACGATCAATTGTACGAAGTGGCCGATAACGCCAAAGAAGGAGGAAAAGACCGCAAGCAGGTTATCGAAGCTGCCCGCGTTGAAATTGCCCTTCGCAAATTCCTGGCACTTAAGGGAGCCAAGGCATTTACCACGAACTTCGACGATCTGCATGGTGTGGATCAGCTGCCCGGACTTGCTTGTCAGCGTCTGATGGCTGAGGGATTCGGATTCGGGGCAGAAGGCGACTGGAAAACGGCTGCTCTTTGCCGTACGATGTGGTTCATGGGACAAGGCCTCGAAGGTGGTTGCTCATTCATGGAAGACTACACCTATCATTTTGATGGTAAGGACAGTGCTATTCTTCAGGCTCATATGTTGGAAGTTTGCCCGCTTATCTCCGAACACAAGCCCAAACTGGAAGTTCATCCATTGGGAATCGGTGGCAAAAATGATCCTGCGCGTCTTGTATTTACTACCAAAGAAGGAACCGGCGTGGCAGCTACCGTTGTAGATATGGGCAATCGTTTCCGTATGATTGTGAATCAGGTAGATTGCATCAAGTCTCACAAATTGCCTAAACTTCCTGTGGCATCGGCTTTATGGATTCCGCAGCCAAGTCTTGAAGTAGGTGCCGCCGCATGGATTCTGGCAGGTGGTACACACCATACCAGTTTCTCTTTTTCCATCGACCGCGAATACCTCGAAGACTATGCCGAGATCGCAGGGATCGAAATGGTTGTGATCGATAACGACACCACTATAAGCGGATTCAAGAGCGAACTTCGGATGAATGAAGTGTATTACATGTTGAACAAAGCACTTTGTTAA
- a CDS encoding ribulokinase, with product MTEKYVIGLDYGTDSARAVIVNTLTGAELASSVKYYPRWGQGKYCNPDTNQYRQHPQDYIDVLEASVKEALAKCPEGTAAKIAGISFDTTGSTPVFTDEAGTPLSLLPEFAENPNAMFVLWKDHTAIKEAAEINALAGKWDINYVDYEGGIYSSEWFWAKSLHVLRADAAVRAKAYSIVEHCDWMPALITGASKASEIKRGRCSAGHKAMWLEKWGGLPAEDFLTALDPMLGGFRERLYRDTYTSDVAAGNLSEEWASRLGLSTNVVVGVGAFDCHMGAVGAGITPHTFVRVIGTSTCDIMVSSYEEMGDKLIRGICGQVDGSVIPGYVGLEAGQSGFGDIYAWFKKVLEFPIKNIIGASELIDAETKEKLIQEACDKIIPELSKEAEKIPASESTILATDWMNGRRTPDANQLLKGTITGLTLGSTAPRIFRALVEATAFGSKAIVERMRNEGVQIDSVIGIGGIALKSPFVMQTMSDVLNMPIKVCKTDQACALGAAMFAATAAGIYPKVEDAVQAMNSGFAFEYFPNAENAKIYEHIYEYYVKVGQFTEKELFC from the coding sequence ATGACAGAAAAATATGTAATAGGGTTAGATTACGGAACAGACTCGGCCCGTGCAGTCATTGTAAATACCCTCACGGGTGCAGAGCTGGCTTCTTCCGTTAAATACTACCCGCGCTGGGGGCAGGGAAAATACTGCAACCCGGACACCAACCAATACCGTCAGCATCCACAGGATTATATTGATGTACTGGAAGCTTCGGTAAAAGAAGCACTTGCCAAATGTCCGGAAGGAACAGCTGCTAAAATTGCCGGGATCTCTTTCGATACCACCGGAAGCACACCTGTATTTACAGACGAAGCAGGTACGCCTTTGTCCTTGCTTCCTGAATTTGCAGAAAATCCCAACGCCATGTTTGTGTTGTGGAAAGATCATACCGCTATAAAAGAAGCCGCCGAAATCAATGCCCTTGCAGGAAAATGGGATATTAACTATGTGGACTACGAAGGAGGTATCTATTCTTCCGAATGGTTCTGGGCAAAATCGCTGCATGTACTTCGTGCTGATGCAGCTGTAAGAGCCAAAGCATACTCTATCGTAGAACACTGCGACTGGATGCCGGCGCTGATTACAGGAGCCAGCAAAGCCTCGGAGATTAAACGGGGACGTTGTTCGGCTGGTCATAAGGCCATGTGGCTGGAAAAATGGGGAGGACTTCCCGCCGAAGATTTCCTAACGGCACTGGATCCTATGCTTGGTGGTTTCCGCGAACGCTTATACAGAGACACCTATACCTCTGATGTTGCTGCCGGTAACTTGTCCGAAGAGTGGGCAAGCCGACTGGGTCTCAGTACAAATGTTGTGGTAGGCGTAGGTGCTTTCGACTGTCACATGGGGGCTGTGGGGGCAGGTATTACTCCTCATACGTTTGTCCGTGTAATCGGAACCTCAACCTGCGACATCATGGTTTCTTCTTACGAAGAGATGGGCGACAAACTGATCCGTGGAATATGCGGACAGGTAGATGGCTCGGTTATTCCGGGTTACGTGGGACTGGAAGCCGGTCAGTCCGGGTTCGGTGATATCTACGCCTGGTTTAAAAAAGTACTTGAGTTCCCGATAAAGAACATTATCGGTGCTTCTGAACTGATTGACGCCGAAACGAAAGAAAAACTGATACAGGAAGCCTGCGATAAGATTATTCCCGAACTGTCCAAAGAAGCCGAAAAGATTCCTGCTAGCGAAAGTACAATACTTGCAACCGACTGGATGAATGGCCGTAGAACTCCTGATGCCAACCAGTTGCTGAAAGGAACTATTACCGGCCTTACCCTGGGCAGTACCGCTCCCCGTATATTCCGTGCATTGGTAGAGGCCACTGCTTTCGGATCGAAAGCCATTGTCGAACGGATGCGTAACGAAGGAGTCCAGATAGACAGCGTAATCGGCATCGGAGGAATCGCCCTTAAGTCTCCGTTTGTTATGCAAACGATGAGCGACGTACTGAATATGCCCATTAAGGTTTGCAAAACCGATCAGGCATGTGCCCTTGGAGCTGCTATGTTTGCCGCAACGGCTGCAGGTATCTATCCTAAAGTGGAAGATGCTGTACAGGCTATGAATTCGGGATTTGCATTCGAATATTTCCCTAATGCCGAAAATGCGAAGATTTACGAGCACATCTACGAATACTATGTAAAAGTAGGACAATTCACCGAAAAGGAATTGTTCTGTTAA
- a CDS encoding SusD/RagB family nutrient-binding outer membrane lipoprotein — protein MKKIYYIPVLIMTLLSFPSCNDWLDVNDNPDSANSTVPTAEQRLPSLIAQFADGYESAGTRVGLLCQQLSCVYAVNNNWNWTRWNSTASSVAWPWQAWYVNAGVNVDPLIAAAEEQGAFHYIGAAKVIKAMGFATLADLYGMLPYKQAFDESTYTPEFDDCEYIYSQIIPLLDEAITYLEMDQTSKLAPALSEGDILNGGNVDNWIRLAYGLKARYLNHLSKQTSYDPAAVLAALAKAPQTNAQSSILQYVDESPATTTSQASLQYVNTGTTVRLTKLYIDYLKNTYPGVPAAAQGIIDPRIDLLVPSYQKADGTYVRSEGVDMSSDLPSKGPSAYTYNVSKGTYVTSNTSRSGDTIYVQLRKLTATDGRVVSTGTWYTERGGKGLLLTNSEMKFIEAEVKFRQNDKAAALTAYKAGIRAHMEIMSVPAAAIDSYLSGPAVAQTTGDLTMSLIMIQKYIALSYSPEIFSDLRRMNFCCDASGNYNEATGVYKGFKRPSHVYTIAYPSETNWPRRFAVPSYEVNYNIDMVQAADADAAEATYISKPIWWDK, from the coding sequence ATGAAGAAGATATATTATATCCCGGTTTTGATTATGACTTTGTTGTCTTTTCCTTCATGCAATGACTGGCTGGATGTGAATGACAATCCCGACAGTGCGAATTCAACTGTCCCTACTGCCGAGCAGCGTCTTCCGTCTCTTATCGCACAGTTTGCAGATGGATACGAGAGTGCTGGTACACGTGTGGGACTACTTTGTCAGCAGTTGTCTTGTGTTTATGCAGTAAATAATAACTGGAACTGGACGCGCTGGAATTCTACGGCAAGTAGTGTTGCCTGGCCATGGCAAGCGTGGTACGTAAATGCAGGTGTGAATGTGGATCCGCTGATTGCGGCGGCAGAAGAGCAAGGTGCTTTCCATTACATTGGTGCCGCCAAGGTTATTAAAGCAATGGGTTTCGCTACGCTGGCCGATTTATATGGAATGTTGCCTTACAAACAAGCTTTTGATGAATCTACTTATACGCCGGAGTTTGATGATTGTGAATATATTTACAGTCAGATTATTCCATTGCTTGATGAAGCAATAACCTACCTGGAGATGGATCAGACGAGTAAGCTGGCTCCTGCTTTATCGGAAGGCGATATTCTTAACGGAGGGAATGTTGATAACTGGATCCGGTTGGCTTATGGACTGAAAGCCCGTTACCTGAATCACTTGTCTAAACAAACGTCATACGATCCCGCTGCTGTTCTGGCTGCTTTGGCTAAAGCCCCTCAAACAAATGCGCAGAGTTCAATTCTTCAGTATGTTGACGAGTCTCCTGCAACAACTACCTCGCAGGCATCACTTCAGTATGTAAATACAGGAACTACAGTCCGGCTTACAAAGCTTTATATCGACTATCTGAAAAATACGTATCCGGGTGTTCCTGCTGCTGCCCAGGGAATTATAGATCCTCGTATCGATTTGCTTGTTCCCAGTTATCAAAAGGCAGATGGTACTTATGTTCGTTCGGAAGGGGTGGATATGTCTTCCGACCTACCTTCCAAAGGTCCCTCTGCATACACATATAATGTTTCTAAAGGTACCTATGTAACAAGTAATACCAGCCGTTCGGGTGATACCATTTATGTTCAGTTACGCAAACTGACTGCCACAGATGGACGGGTTGTTTCGACGGGTACCTGGTACACGGAGAGAGGAGGCAAGGGGTTGTTGCTAACCAACTCTGAAATGAAGTTTATTGAGGCTGAAGTAAAGTTCCGTCAGAATGATAAGGCTGCAGCGCTTACTGCCTACAAGGCTGGAATTCGTGCCCACATGGAAATTATGTCGGTACCAGCGGCTGCAATTGATAGCTATTTGTCGGGCCCTGCAGTTGCTCAGACAACCGGCGATCTTACGATGAGCTTGATTATGATTCAGAAATACATCGCATTGTCTTATTCTCCAGAGATATTTTCGGATCTCCGACGCATGAATTTCTGTTGTGATGCTTCCGGCAATTACAATGAAGCTACGGGAGTTTACAAAGGTTTTAAGCGTCCATCGCATGTGTATACGATTGCTTATCCATCGGAAACAAATTGGCCAAGACGCTTTGCTGTTCCAAGTTATGAAGTAAACTACAATATCGATATGGTGCAGGCTGCTGATGCCGACGCGGCTGAAGCAACCTATATAAGCAAACCAATATGGTGGGATAAATAA
- a CDS encoding SusC/RagA family TonB-linked outer membrane protein, translating to MKQAILVTLFFLGFVSFTYAQKITGKVTDKSTGETVIAATVYVKGNTSTGTVTDMDGNFSLNLSQGAKVLVISYMGMQTQEVPIGNKTWFEIQLVPDSRQIEEVMVTAMGIKREKKALGYAVQELKSDELMKHKDPNVVNSLGGKIAGVNVTNSGGAPGSSSSIIIRGGTSLARDNQPLFVIDGVPIDNSTGQGDNSSFDGSTNSSTTNSNRAMDINPEDIESISVLKGPAAAALYGLRAAAGAVIITTKKGQEGQVAVNFSSRYSTNWVNRLPKQQDLYKQGSYYKSTSLITQTMTSWGDAFAAGEAVNNNMDDFFQTASGFDNNVSVSGGTKTGNFFLSASNLDQTGVVPTTDFSKTTFRFNGEQRYGIFTFGSNVSYAESNTTKTLTGSGLWGSSGNGYMEGVTLWPRSDYMKDYLNEDGTKKRMFPNQDLVDDFDNPYWLINYNPQTDKTQRWIASIYAGVKVTDWMDVNYRLGYDSYLTKYQSVTYPGSGVKEAWQKGMLSQSDRSYNYINSNLMVSLHKVFFNDWDASLLLGHSTDDTKLTSNSRRSEQFVIPGRVTDINNATQENQYFSQSNQNKRLIGVYGDFRLAYKSMAFFSMTGRNDWSSTLPQQNRSFFYPSFSGSFVFTEVLPENTILSYGKVRASVAEVGKDASVYQTNTYLFGPETTIGGGFRNSWTGGNSDLKPESTISKEYGAEVRFFNNRLGFDFAYYDNTSKNQIVQPRVSNATGYILKSVNAGEISNKGVELTINATPVQTKKFKWDVMLNMSHNKGYVDGLPGSIPILYVTDVQVGNAKAASFDKGDFMGLSGQEWATDEAGNLILDWKTGYPTTDGLQTKQVGNREASLIGGLNNSLTYKNLNLSFLLDFRLGGDIYNGTEYLMTSYGMSELTENRGDKTTFTGVALNPETKEYEAVTREVSMNEEYYRTQYLWNSHNFIEEVNWLRLRSVSLSYSLPKEFLTKLKYIKQASLNVSGSNLILLTNYSGMDPEVSAAGAGVTGSGSTGIDYCGVPSTAGFTFGVNLTF from the coding sequence ATGAAACAGGCTATTTTAGTCACTTTATTCTTTTTGGGGTTCGTAAGTTTTACTTATGCTCAAAAGATAACCGGAAAGGTTACAGATAAATCAACCGGAGAAACGGTAATTGCGGCAACTGTGTACGTTAAAGGGAATACATCCACAGGTACGGTAACCGACATGGATGGTAATTTCTCCTTGAATCTTTCGCAGGGAGCGAAGGTGTTGGTTATTTCTTATATGGGTATGCAAACGCAGGAAGTGCCAATTGGAAATAAAACATGGTTCGAAATCCAGCTGGTTCCGGATTCAAGACAAATTGAAGAGGTGATGGTAACGGCTATGGGTATTAAACGTGAAAAGAAAGCGTTGGGATATGCCGTTCAGGAGTTGAAAAGTGATGAACTGATGAAGCATAAAGATCCGAACGTGGTGAACTCACTGGGTGGTAAAATAGCGGGTGTAAATGTAACTAATTCGGGAGGTGCACCTGGGTCATCCTCTTCTATTATAATCAGAGGGGGTACGTCGCTTGCAAGAGACAATCAGCCTTTGTTTGTGATAGACGGAGTGCCTATTGATAACTCTACCGGTCAGGGTGATAATAGTTCTTTCGACGGTTCTACCAACAGTTCAACAACAAACAGTAACCGTGCCATGGATATAAATCCCGAGGATATCGAATCCATTTCGGTATTGAAAGGTCCGGCCGCAGCGGCTTTGTATGGCTTGCGTGCTGCCGCTGGTGCAGTGATTATTACAACAAAAAAAGGACAGGAAGGACAGGTTGCTGTCAATTTCTCATCCCGATATAGTACGAATTGGGTAAACCGATTGCCAAAGCAACAGGATCTATACAAGCAGGGTTCCTATTATAAAAGTACTTCGCTGATTACTCAAACGATGACTTCCTGGGGGGATGCTTTTGCGGCAGGCGAAGCCGTTAATAATAACATGGATGACTTTTTTCAGACTGCAAGCGGATTTGATAATAATGTAAGTGTTTCTGGTGGTACTAAAACCGGAAACTTCTTTCTGTCGGCTTCCAATCTTGATCAGACCGGGGTGGTTCCTACAACAGATTTTTCTAAAACAACTTTCCGTTTCAACGGCGAGCAGCGTTATGGGATCTTCACTTTCGGATCCAATGTGTCGTATGCCGAGAGTAATACAACAAAAACGCTTACCGGTAGCGGTTTGTGGGGATCAAGTGGAAATGGATATATGGAGGGTGTCACCTTATGGCCCCGCAGCGACTATATGAAGGATTACCTGAATGAAGACGGGACAAAGAAGAGAATGTTCCCAAATCAGGACTTGGTCGACGATTTTGATAATCCTTATTGGCTTATCAATTACAATCCGCAGACAGACAAAACCCAACGCTGGATCGCTTCAATTTATGCAGGCGTAAAGGTGACGGACTGGATGGACGTAAATTATCGTCTGGGATATGATTCTTATCTTACAAAATACCAAAGTGTTACCTATCCGGGATCGGGGGTTAAAGAGGCTTGGCAGAAGGGGATGCTTTCTCAGTCAGACCGGTCATACAATTACATAAACTCCAACCTGATGGTTAGCCTGCATAAGGTTTTCTTCAATGATTGGGATGCAAGCCTGTTGCTGGGACATAGCACGGATGATACGAAGCTGACTTCAAACTCTCGTCGTTCGGAACAGTTTGTTATTCCGGGTCGTGTAACGGATATTAATAATGCGACGCAAGAAAACCAGTATTTTTCACAGTCTAATCAAAATAAAAGGTTGATTGGTGTATATGGCGATTTTCGTCTTGCTTACAAGAGCATGGCTTTCTTTAGTATGACTGGTCGTAACGACTGGTCTTCCACATTGCCTCAGCAAAATCGTTCGTTCTTCTATCCTTCTTTCAGCGGTAGCTTTGTGTTTACCGAGGTATTGCCCGAAAATACGATTCTTTCTTATGGTAAAGTAAGGGCTTCTGTTGCTGAAGTGGGTAAAGATGCTTCGGTATATCAGACTAATACATATCTTTTTGGTCCCGAAACGACCATTGGTGGTGGTTTCAGAAATTCATGGACGGGTGGAAACTCGGATCTAAAGCCCGAGTCTACTATCTCAAAAGAATATGGTGCCGAGGTACGATTCTTCAATAACCGTCTGGGTTTTGATTTTGCTTACTATGATAATACCAGTAAGAATCAGATTGTTCAGCCTCGTGTTAGTAACGCGACGGGTTATATTTTGAAGTCGGTTAATGCAGGGGAGATTTCAAACAAGGGGGTAGAGCTTACCATTAACGCTACACCGGTACAAACAAAGAAGTTTAAGTGGGATGTGATGCTGAATATGTCGCATAACAAAGGTTATGTAGATGGACTTCCAGGTTCAATTCCGATTCTTTACGTAACAGACGTACAGGTAGGTAATGCTAAAGCCGCTTCTTTCGACAAAGGCGATTTTATGGGATTAAGTGGTCAGGAATGGGCTACTGATGAAGCCGGAAACTTAATTCTTGACTGGAAAACAGGATATCCTACTACCGACGGTTTGCAGACAAAACAAGTTGGTAACCGTGAAGCCAGTTTGATTGGAGGTTTGAATAATAGTCTTACCTATAAAAACTTAAACTTGTCTTTCTTGCTTGATTTCCGTTTGGGAGGTGACATTTACAATGGTACCGAATATCTTATGACTTCTTATGGGATGAGCGAATTGACCGAAAACCGCGGTGACAAAACAACTTTTACCGGGGTTGCATTAAATCCTGAGACAAAGGAATATGAAGCCGTAACCCGTGAAGTGAGTATGAATGAGGAATATTACAGAACGCAGTATCTGTGGAATTCACATAATTTTATTGAGGAAGTAAACTGGCTGAGGTTACGTTCTGTTTCTTTGTCATACAGTCTCCCCAAAGAGTTTTTGACTAAACTTAAATATATCAAGCAGGCTAGTCTGAATGTTTCGGGAAGTAACCTGATTCTTCTTACCAACTATTCGGGTATGGATCCGGAGGTAAGTGCTGCCGGTGCTGGTGTAACAGGTTCCGGTTCTACGGGGATCGACTATTGCGGTGTTCCTTCTACTGCAGGGTTTACATTCGGAGTAAATTTAACTTTCTAA
- a CDS encoding sulfatase, which produces MLLFPIAAGARDYTNIIVILMDDMGNGDLGTTGAIGYETPNLDKMAKDGMRFTRFYSAQAVSGASRAGLLTGCYPNRFGFSGAPGPDATTGINENETTIAEILKQKGYACAAYGKWHLGHHKQFLPTHNGFDEYYGIPYSNDMWPKHPTIKFPDLPIFEGDKVIAYNPDQTRFTTDFTARAVQFIDKNKKKPFFLYLAHPMPHVPLFVSDKFKGKSKQGLYGDVMMEIDWSIGQIIGKLREEGLEENTLVVVTSDNGPWINYGNHAGSTGGLREGKGTSFEGGQRVPCLMQWKGVIPEGSICNNLTSSIDLLPTIAALTNAPLPTCKTDGVNITSLIRGEKNANPRTSFYYYYRRNSLEAVTDGNFKLIFPHPHRTYEGFEPGNNGAPGKVEESHMLEEKLLIDLRRDPGERYNVINMYPEETAKLEQMAREAREDLGDDLTNTTGKNTRPMGKLSL; this is translated from the coding sequence ATGTTACTATTCCCTATAGCTGCTGGTGCACGGGATTATACAAATATAATTGTCATTCTAATGGATGATATGGGGAATGGTGACTTGGGAACTACAGGAGCCATAGGTTATGAAACTCCCAATCTGGATAAAATGGCAAAAGACGGAATGCGATTTACCCGTTTTTATTCTGCGCAGGCAGTAAGCGGAGCATCGCGTGCCGGACTTCTTACCGGCTGTTATCCCAATAGGTTTGGTTTTTCGGGAGCACCCGGACCCGATGCCACTACAGGAATAAACGAAAACGAAACCACTATTGCCGAAATACTGAAACAAAAGGGATATGCTTGTGCGGCATATGGAAAATGGCATTTGGGGCATCACAAGCAGTTTCTCCCTACACATAACGGATTCGATGAATATTATGGAATACCATATTCTAACGACATGTGGCCGAAACACCCGACAATTAAGTTTCCTGATTTACCTATTTTCGAAGGGGATAAAGTTATAGCCTATAATCCAGATCAGACACGTTTTACGACCGACTTTACCGCTCGTGCCGTTCAGTTTATTGATAAGAACAAGAAAAAACCTTTCTTTTTATATCTGGCACATCCAATGCCACACGTACCTCTTTTTGTATCAGATAAGTTTAAAGGAAAAAGCAAACAAGGTTTGTATGGCGATGTAATGATGGAGATAGACTGGAGCATCGGACAAATAATCGGAAAGCTTCGCGAAGAAGGTTTGGAAGAAAATACACTCGTTGTGGTAACATCAGACAACGGCCCATGGATCAACTATGGAAATCATGCCGGAAGTACCGGAGGTTTACGTGAAGGAAAAGGAACGAGTTTCGAAGGAGGACAACGCGTACCTTGTCTGATGCAATGGAAAGGGGTTATTCCGGAAGGATCCATCTGTAACAACCTAACATCATCCATCGACCTGCTTCCTACGATTGCTGCCCTTACTAATGCTCCTCTTCCAACGTGTAAAACAGATGGAGTAAACATAACTTCGCTGATTCGTGGAGAAAAGAATGCGAACCCGCGTACCTCATTTTACTATTATTACCGCCGCAACAGTCTGGAGGCTGTTACTGATGGTAACTTCAAACTGATTTTCCCGCACCCGCACCGTACGTATGAAGGATTCGAACCGGGAAACAACGGTGCTCCCGGAAAAGTAGAAGAATCGCACATGCTGGAAGAAAAACTATTGATAGACCTACGTCGTGATCCGGGTGAACGCTACAATGTAATAAACATGTATCCGGAAGAAACAGCCAAGCTGGAACAAATGGCTCGTGAAGCCCGTGAAGACCTGGGAGATGACCTTACAAATACAACAGGTAAAAATACACGTCCGATGGGTAAGCTAAGTCTGTGA